A single window of Gossypium arboreum isolate Shixiya-1 chromosome 13, ASM2569848v2, whole genome shotgun sequence DNA harbors:
- the LOC108453728 gene encoding UDP-galactose/UDP-glucose transporter 3: MEAHGAGLRRVLVLAFCVAGIWSAYIYQGFLQETLSTKRFGSDGKRFEHLAFLNLAQNVVCLVWSYIMIKLWSSRSNGGAPLWTYWSAGITNTIGPAMGIEALKYISYPAQVLAKSSKMIPVMLMGTLVYGIRYTFPEYICTFLVAGGVSAFALMKTSSKTISKLAHPNAPLGYGLCFLNLAFDGFTNATQDSITARYPKTSAWEIMLGMNLWGTIYNMIYMFGWPHGSGFEAVQFCKQHPEAAWDILLYCLCGAVGQNFIFLTISRFGSLANTTITTTRKFVSIVVSSLLSGNPLSPKQWGCVLMVFSGLSYQIYLKWRKLQRLPKKKKT, from the exons ATGGAGGCACACGGCGCCGGACTCCGGCGAGTTTTGGTGTTGGCATTTTGCGTTGCCGGGATTTGGTCTGCCTATATTTACCAAGGCTTTCTTCAGGAAACTCT GTCCACCAAGCGATTTGGTTCCGACGGGAAGAGGTTTGAGCATCTTGCATTTCTTAACTTGGCGCAAAATGTGGTCTGCTTAGTTTGGTCTTACATAA TGATAAAGCTTTGGTCCAGTAGAAGCAATGGTGGTGCTCCCTTGTGGACTTATTGGAGTGCTGGAATCACAAATACAATTGGTCCGGCCATGGGTATAGAAGCATTGAAGTACATCAGCTACCCGGCTCAG GTGTTGGCCAAGTCCTCAAAAATGATTCCTG TCATGCTGATGGGCACTCTAGTTTATGGTATTCGATACACTTTCCCCGAGTATATCTGTACTTTCCTTGTGGCTGGAGGAGTATCTGCTTTTGCACTTATGAAG ACTAGCTCTAAAACAATTAGTAAGTTGGCACACCCCAATGCACCCCTTGGATATGGGCTCTGTTTTTTGAACCTTGCATTTGATGGCTTTACAAACGCTACGCAGGATTCAATAACTGCAAG GTATCCAAAGACAAGTGCTTGGGAAATCATGTTGGGAATGAATCTATGGGGCACCATATACAACATGATTTACATGTTTGGCTGGCCGCATGGTAGTGGTTTCGAGGCAGTCCAGTTTTGCAAGCAGCATCCAGAAGCTGCTTGGGATATTCTCCTCTATTGCCTCTGCGGTGCTGTTGGCCAAAATTTCATCTTTCTTACCATAAGTCGATTTGGCTCCTTGGCAAACACAACCATCACCACCACACGCAAATTTGTCAGTATCGTGGTGTCTTCTCTGCTGAGTGGCAATCCACTGTCCCCAAAGCAATGGGGTTGTGTACTAATGGTCTTCTCTGGGTTGTCATACCAAATCTACCTCAAATGGAGGAAGCTGCAGAGGCTGCCGAAAAAGAAAAAGACCTAA
- the LOC108453716 gene encoding transcription factor MYB124 isoform X2, whose protein sequence is MQETRKKNGGNEDSKKKERHIVTWTQEEDDILRGQISLHGTENWAIIASKFKDKTTRQCRRRWYTYLNSDFKKGGWSPEEDMLLCEAQKVFGNRWTEIAKVVSGRTDNAVKNRFSTLCKKRAKYEALAKENTATCINPNNKRILLQNGFNLDGTADCTDSVKRMRRSHVSDLTENCNFGDRSHRVSGTMMNQQLRHPFAVLGQNLRNANNVVVQSQVNNVKEVSNDAQDNSTRGTFLRKDDPKINALMQQAELLSSLSLKVNSDNLEQSLENAWKMLQDFLNQSKENDILRYTMSDIDLQLEDFKDLLEDLRSSNEGSHPSWRQPDLYEASPASSEYSTGSTLVPHPAGETGEAAQGKIDELHQDIPSSHIGEQNCGSEEKRAVSGANTNLVDIITSCDDNTNNIVASTSSSIEFSSPIQVTPLFRSLAAGIPSPNFSESERNFLLKTLGMESPSPNPGNNHSQPPPCKRVLLHSL, encoded by the exons atgcaGGAAACAAGGAAGAAGAATGGTGGCAATGAAGATTCCAAGAAGAAGGAGCGTCATATAGTGACATGGACCCAAgag GAAGATGATATCCTTCGTGGACAAATCAGTTTACATGGAACTGAAAA CTGGGCTATCATTGCCTCTAAATTCAAGGATAAAACAACAAGGCAGTGCAGGAGGAG atGGTACACATACTTGAATTCAGACTTCAAGAAAGGAGGATGGTCACCAGAGGAAGATATGCTTTTATGTGAG GCACAAAAAGTCTTTGGCAATAGATGGACTGAAATAGCAAAGGTGGTTTCAGGCAG AACGGATAATGCTGTTAAAAATCGATTCTCAACACTATGCAAGAAGAGAGCCAAATATGAAGCCTTAGCAAAAGAGAATACAGCAACATGTATAAACCCAAATAACAAAAGAATTTTACTTCAAAATGGGTTCAATTTAGATGGAACAGCAGACTGTACTGATTCTGTCAAAAGAATGAG GAGATCCCACGTTTCTGATCTTACTGAAAACTGCAACTTTGGAGATAGATCACATAGAGTATCTGGAACAATGATGAATCAACAGCTAAGACATCCCTTTGCAGTTTTGGGTCAAAATCTCCGCAATGCTAACAATGTCGTGGTTCAATCTCAAGTCAACAATGTTAAGGAGGTTTCGAACGACG CTCAGGATAATAGCACTCGAGGAACATTTCTCAGAAAGGATGATCCAAAGATAAATGCTTTGATGCAGCAAGCAGAGCTACTCAGCTCACTTTCATTGAAAGTTAACTCGGACAACTTAGAACAAAGTCTGGAAAATGCTTGGAAG ATGCTCCAAGACTTCTTGAATCAGAGTAAAGAAAATGACATCCTCAGATATACAATGTCTGATATTGATTTGCAACTTGAAGATTTCAAAGACTTGCTAGAGGATTTAAGGAGTAGTAATGAGGGAAGTCACCCGTCTTGGAG GCAACCTGATCTGTACGAGGCATCGCCAGCCAGCTCGGAATACAGTACAGGGTCGACACTGGTTCCTCATCCAGCTGGGGAAACAGGAGAAGCAGCCCAAGGTAAGATAGATGAACTGCACCAGGATATACCTTCAAGTCATATCGGAGAGCAGAATTGCGGGAGTGAGGAGAAAAGGGCTGTTTCGGGTGCAAACACTAATCTAG TTGATATAATCACATCATGTGACGACAATACAAATAATATAGTTGCTTCTACCTCATCAAGCATAGAGTTCAGTTCCCCAATCCAAGTTACCCCACTTTTCAGATCTCTGGCAGCAGGGATTCCCAGTCCAAATTTTTCAGAAAGT GAAAGGAACTTCCTACTTAAGACACTTGGAATGGAGTCCCCTTCTCCTAATCCGGGAAATAATCATTCACAACCACCACCTTGCAAACGAGTCCTCCTCCATAGTCTATAA
- the LOC108453716 gene encoding transcription factor MYB124 isoform X1, giving the protein MQETRKKNGGNEDSKKKERHIVTWTQEEDDILRGQISLHGTENWAIIASKFKDKTTRQCRRRWYTYLNSDFKKGGWSPEEDMLLCEAQKVFGNRWTEIAKVVSGRTDNAVKNRFSTLCKKRAKYEALAKENTATCINPNNKRILLQNGFNLDGTADCTDSVKRMRRSHVSDLTENCNFGDRSHRVSGTMMNQQLRHPFAVLGQNLRNANNVVVQSQVNNVKEVSNDAAQDNSTRGTFLRKDDPKINALMQQAELLSSLSLKVNSDNLEQSLENAWKMLQDFLNQSKENDILRYTMSDIDLQLEDFKDLLEDLRSSNEGSHPSWRQPDLYEASPASSEYSTGSTLVPHPAGETGEAAQGKIDELHQDIPSSHIGEQNCGSEEKRAVSGANTNLVDIITSCDDNTNNIVASTSSSIEFSSPIQVTPLFRSLAAGIPSPNFSESERNFLLKTLGMESPSPNPGNNHSQPPPCKRVLLHSL; this is encoded by the exons atgcaGGAAACAAGGAAGAAGAATGGTGGCAATGAAGATTCCAAGAAGAAGGAGCGTCATATAGTGACATGGACCCAAgag GAAGATGATATCCTTCGTGGACAAATCAGTTTACATGGAACTGAAAA CTGGGCTATCATTGCCTCTAAATTCAAGGATAAAACAACAAGGCAGTGCAGGAGGAG atGGTACACATACTTGAATTCAGACTTCAAGAAAGGAGGATGGTCACCAGAGGAAGATATGCTTTTATGTGAG GCACAAAAAGTCTTTGGCAATAGATGGACTGAAATAGCAAAGGTGGTTTCAGGCAG AACGGATAATGCTGTTAAAAATCGATTCTCAACACTATGCAAGAAGAGAGCCAAATATGAAGCCTTAGCAAAAGAGAATACAGCAACATGTATAAACCCAAATAACAAAAGAATTTTACTTCAAAATGGGTTCAATTTAGATGGAACAGCAGACTGTACTGATTCTGTCAAAAGAATGAG GAGATCCCACGTTTCTGATCTTACTGAAAACTGCAACTTTGGAGATAGATCACATAGAGTATCTGGAACAATGATGAATCAACAGCTAAGACATCCCTTTGCAGTTTTGGGTCAAAATCTCCGCAATGCTAACAATGTCGTGGTTCAATCTCAAGTCAACAATGTTAAGGAGGTTTCGAACGACG CAGCTCAGGATAATAGCACTCGAGGAACATTTCTCAGAAAGGATGATCCAAAGATAAATGCTTTGATGCAGCAAGCAGAGCTACTCAGCTCACTTTCATTGAAAGTTAACTCGGACAACTTAGAACAAAGTCTGGAAAATGCTTGGAAG ATGCTCCAAGACTTCTTGAATCAGAGTAAAGAAAATGACATCCTCAGATATACAATGTCTGATATTGATTTGCAACTTGAAGATTTCAAAGACTTGCTAGAGGATTTAAGGAGTAGTAATGAGGGAAGTCACCCGTCTTGGAG GCAACCTGATCTGTACGAGGCATCGCCAGCCAGCTCGGAATACAGTACAGGGTCGACACTGGTTCCTCATCCAGCTGGGGAAACAGGAGAAGCAGCCCAAGGTAAGATAGATGAACTGCACCAGGATATACCTTCAAGTCATATCGGAGAGCAGAATTGCGGGAGTGAGGAGAAAAGGGCTGTTTCGGGTGCAAACACTAATCTAG TTGATATAATCACATCATGTGACGACAATACAAATAATATAGTTGCTTCTACCTCATCAAGCATAGAGTTCAGTTCCCCAATCCAAGTTACCCCACTTTTCAGATCTCTGGCAGCAGGGATTCCCAGTCCAAATTTTTCAGAAAGT GAAAGGAACTTCCTACTTAAGACACTTGGAATGGAGTCCCCTTCTCCTAATCCGGGAAATAATCATTCACAACCACCACCTTGCAAACGAGTCCTCCTCCATAGTCTATAA